The stretch of DNA TATGGTACAACTGATTCCAGATGTAACTTGGGAAAGTAGCAATTAGGAATAAAGTAGGCAAATTGCTATCGCTACTAAAATGGGAAAGATCAAacatctattttgttttttagtttatCAAAAAGCAGCCAGGATTACAGAAATACATGAACTCACTGCAGTAATATTATGCTGCTTTCATAAATCTGGTTCAGTACTGGAACTTCAATATTACACACACGCAGAATTTCAGTGTAATGTCAATGAGAAATCAGTCACTATTGCTGGCGTAGGAAACTGCCAAGTACTGTGGGAGCCACACTGCCCCTTCATGGGACTCTGGAAAGCAACACCTCCTCCAATTTTCTCCCCCACAGTAATTTTAGGGCAATTTGATGCAGATATTTGTCACATTTTCTCCAGGCTCACCTGTGCAGTCTGATCATGTTGCATAATCACACGGTAGCCAAGGTGTTTGAAGAGCATGTGCAGGGCGGTATTGTCGACATTCCCACCAGAACGGAACTCCAGATCAGTCTCTTTGTTGAAATGTATGTTGCTAAGTATAAGTGCTAGGCCCCGCGGGTGTGATTTCAACTTGTATGCCTATGGAGTTAATTTTATAGATCAaattttcctctgtgtgtgttaaacaaaaaatcctatgGTATTTACAAATATTTTGCAGCCAAAATGCTGATGTACTTAGGCAATTGTGCACAAATAAGAACAAAGGTAAAGGCCACAGATACCTTTACCCAAAAGAAAACACACCAGTAAAGGGCTATTACATACAGACCATAGGGTAGAACAATTACAGTTGATGAGAACTGCAttcaaacatctgaaggactgccTGTTATTCAGCCTTGATATACAAATATTGCACTGCCATACTGAAAATCAATGCTGCTTTAAATTTTAATCTGTTGCCTTACAAATGGAAATAATACCTGCATTCTAGCCTGCAACACTGACAACAGTCAGGGCTGATCTAAGAAAAGATGGActaaaacacaaaaatcaaatgccTGCAAAAGTTGCTCATAGCATTATATTTTTAGATCAGAACACAGGTAATAAAGGTCCCTTCAATATACGCTCCCCCAAACAAGCTCAGTGACATAAAAGCTGAAGAATATGACCCCTGCCTGCCTGGGTGAAAGGGTCTAAA from Sceloporus undulatus isolate JIND9_A2432 ecotype Alabama unplaced genomic scaffold, SceUnd_v1.1 scaffold_20647, whole genome shotgun sequence encodes:
- the LOC121918633 gene encoding caspase-2-like; translation: MSSAEPIEHSLDDGDGPHYPQVIPCTPEFYHTHEHLAYKLKSHPRGLALILSNIHFNKETDLEFRSGGNVDNTALHMLFKHLGYRVIMQHDQTAQVSLEKM